tcagttcgtcaaatgtctgccctgctagagctgccccggtcaactgtaagtggcgttattgtgaagtggaaacttctaggagcagCAACgtctgcccgaatgcatagtgtcaactgtaaagtttggtggaggaggaacaatggttcaggccccttagttccagtgaagggaaatcttaacgctgcagcatacagtgacattctagacgattctgtgcttccaactttgtggcaacagtttggggaaggccctttcctgtttcagcatgacaatgcccccgtggataaagcaaggtccatacagaaaaggtttgtcgagaacggtgtggaagaacttgactggcctgcacagagccctgatctcaaacccatcgaacacttttgggatgaattggaaccccgactgtgagccaggcctaatatgccaacatcagtgcccgacctcattaatgctTGTTGCTggttggaagcaagtccccacagcaatgttccaacatctagtgtaaagccttcccagaagactggaggctgttatagcagcaatgttccaacatctagtggaaagccttcccagaagagtggaggctgttatagcagcaatgttccaacatctagtggaaagccttcccagaagagtggaggctgttatagcagcaatgttccaacatctagtggaaagccttcccagaagagtggaggctgttatagcagcaatgttccaacatctagtggaaagccttcccagaagagtggaggctgttatagcagcaatgttccaacatctagtggaaagccttcccagaagagtggaggctgttatagcagcaatgttccaacatctagtggaaagccttcccagaagagtggaggctgttatagcagcaatgttccaacatctagtggaaagccttcccagaagagtggaggctgttatagcagcaatgttccaacatctagtggaaagccttcccagaagagtggaggctgttatagcagcaatgttccaacatctagtggaaagccttcccagaagagtggaggctgttatagcagcaatgttccaacatctagtggaaagccttcccagaagagtggaggctgttatagcagcaatgttccaacatctagtggaaagccttcccagaagagtggaggctgttatagcagcaatgttccaacatctagtggaaagccttcccagaagagtggaggctgttatagcagcaatgttccaacatctagtggaaagccttcccagaagagtagaggctgttgcagcagcaatgttccaagatctagtggaaagccttcccagaagagtagaggctgttgcagcagcaatgttccaagatctagtggaaagccttcccagaagagtagaggctgttgcagcagcaatgttccaagatctagtggaaagccttcccagaagagtggaggctgttatagcagcaatgttccaacatctagtggaaagccttcccagaagagtggaggctgttatagcagcaatgttccaacatctagtggaaagccttcccagaagagtggaggctgttatagcagcaatgttccaacatctagtggaaagccttcccagaagagtggaggctgttatagcagcaatgttccaacatctagtggaaagccttcccagaagagtggaggctgttatagcagcaatgttccaacatctagtggaaagccttcccagaagagtggaggctgttatagcagcaatgttccaacatctagtggaaagccttcccagaagagtggaggctgttatagcagcaatgttccaacatctagtggaaagcctccccagaagagtggaggctgttatagcagcaatgttccaacatctagtggaaagccttcccagaagagtggaggctgttatagcagcaatgttccaacatctagtggaaagccttcccagaagagtggaggatgttatagcGGAAAaggggggatcaactccatattaatgaccatgatgttggaatgagatgttcgagaaacaggtgtccacatacttttggtcatgtagtgtgtatgtatgtatgtatgtatgtatatatatatatatatatatatatatatatatatatatatatatacactgcacTAGTAAAGAATATATGTACTATACTATATCATGACTAGTACAGTATATCAccagtactgtatatatgtactATATCATATGACTAGTATAGTATATAGTACCAGTAGAGTATAAATGTACTATACCATTTTAAATGGCTAGTACAGTATATCACCAGTACTGTATACATGTACTATATCATATGACTAGTACAGTATATCTCCAGTACTGTATACATGTACTATATCATATGACTAGTACAGTATATCTCCAGTACTGTATACATGTACTATATCATATGACTAGTACAGTATATCTCCAGTACTGTATACATGTACTATATCATATGACTAGTACAGTATATCTCCAGTACTGTATACATGTACTATATCATATGACTAGTACAGTATATCTCCAGTACTGTATACATGTACTATATCATATGACTAGTACAGTATATCTCCAGTACTGTATACATGTACTATATCATATGACTAGTATAGTATATCTCCAGTACTGTATACATGTACTATATCATGACTAGTACAGTATATCTCCAGTACTGTATACATGTACTATATCATATGACTAGTACAGTATCTCACCAGTACTGTATACATGTACTATATCATATGACTAGTACAGTATCTCACCAGTACTGTATACATGTACTATATCATATGACTAGTACAGTATCTCACCAGTACAatatacagagcattcggaaagtatttagaccccttcactttttgcacattttgttgttacaacctTTTTATAAAAcagattaaatatttttttttcttctcatcaatctacacacaataccccctattgacaaagcaaaaacggtctattcagactctttgttgaagcacttttggcagcgattacagcctgggtatgactctacaagcttggcatacatgtatttggggagtttctaccgttcttctctgcagatcctctcaatcttggatggggagcgtcgctgcacagccattttcaggtctctccagagatgttcgattgggttcaagtccgggctctggctggccactcaaggactcctgcgttgtcttggctgtgtgcttagggtcgttgtcctgtaggaaggtgaaccttcaccccagtctgaggtcctgagcaggttttcatcaaggatctctctgtactttgctccattcatcttttcctcgatcctgactagtctccctgctgctgaaaaacatccccacagcatgatgctgccaccaccatgcttcaccgtagggatggtgccaggtttcctccagatgtgacgcttggcgttcaggcaaagagttcaaacttggtttcatcggaccagaaaatcttgtttatcatggtctgaaagtccttttggCAAATGCCAAGCGGGCTGCcattttactgagtggcttccgtctggcaactctactataaaggcctgattggtggagtgctgcagagacagttgtttttctggaaggttctcccatctccacagaggaactctggagctctgtcatcgggtgaccatcaggttcttggtcgcctcccagaccaaggcccttctccccgattgctcagtttggccgggtggccagctctaggaagagtcttggtgcttccaaacttcttcaatttaaaaatggaggccactgtgttcttgggaagcTTCAATGCTgccgaaatgttttggtacccttcccagatctgtgcctcaacacaatcctgtctcagagcttcacggacaattccttccacctcatggcttggtttctgctctgacatgcactgtcaactgtgggaccattatgtagacaggtgtgtgcctttccaaatcatgtccaatcaatttaaatttaccacaggtggactccaatcaagttgtagaaacatcaaggatgatcaacggaaacaggaagcacctgagctcaatttcgagtcgcatagcaaaaggtctgaatacttacgtaaataaggtatcttttttaaaatgttatatacattttcaaaaatctctaaaaacccgtttttgctttgtcattatggggtattgtgtgtagattgacgagggaaaaaagtaatttaatcaattttagaataaggctgtaacgtatcaaaatgtggaaaatgtcaaggggtctgaatactttccgaatgcactgtagtacaGCACCAGTACAGTACATTTATACAATGTCTGCATGTTTCACTATTTTCTCATCCCGAAAGTGGCTTCAGTCTTTAGTATTTCTAAAACGATGCAACGATAAGAAAGAAGGAGCATAACATTTTCAGTTtcctttaaaaaaagaaaagttaAACAAGTTGCTGCTTCTCTTCATGATGTGGAACATCACTCTGTCTGTTCATATGCTGGACACTCCACATGGGCTTCATGGTTCTGCTCTTTtagggtgagtgagtgagagattaaatgacagagagagatgaaatgacagagagagagagatgaaatgacagagagagagagagagagagatgaaatgacagagagagagagagagagagatgaaatgacagagagagagagagagagagagatgaaatgacagagagagagagagagatgaaatgacagagagagagagagagatgaaatgacagagagagagagagatgaaatgacagagagagagagagatgaaatgacagagagagagagatgaaatgacagagagagagagagatgaaatgacagagagagagagatgaaatgacagagagagagagagatgaaatgacagagagagagagagatgaaatgacagagagagagagagatgaaatgacagagagagagatgaaatgacagagagagagagagatgaaatgaCAGAGAtgaaatgacagagagagagagatgaaatgaCAGAGAtgaaatgacagagagagagagagatgaaatgacagagagagagagagatgaaatgaCAGAGTATGCAGAATGTGTCCAAGTCTACTTGTGTATCTGTAaatgtgtacctgtgtgtgtaatttgtagtgtttgtgtgGCGTGTGTAGTttgtagtgtggtgtgtgtagtttgtAGTTTGCAGTTTGGGCATGTGTAGTTGTAGTTTGCAGTGTGGCGTGTGTAGTttgtagtgtggtgtgtgtagtttgtagtgtggtgtgtgtagtttgtAGTGTGGCGTGTGCAGTTTGCAGTGTGGCGTGTGCAGTTTGCAGTGTGGGTGTGTGGCGTGTGTAGTTTGCAGTGTGGGTGTGTAGTTTGCAGTGTGGCGTGTGTAGTTtgcagtgtgggtgtgtgtagtttgcagtgtgggtgtgtgtagtttgcagtgtgggtgtgtggcgtgtgtagtttgcagtgtggtgtgtgtagtttgCAGTGTGGCGTGTGTAGTTTGCAGTGTGGCGTGTGCAGTTTGCAGTGTGGGTGTCTGGCGTGTGTAGTTTGCAGTGTGGCGTGTGTAGTTTGCAGTGTGGGTGTGTGGCCTGTGTAGTTTGCAGTGTGGCGTGTGTAGTTTGCAGTGTGGCGTGTGTAGTTGTAGTTTGCAGTGTGGCGTGTGTAGTTTGCAGTGTGGGTGTGTGGCGTGTGTAGTTTGCAGTGTGGGTGTGTGGCGTGTGTAGTTtgcagtgtgggtgtgtgtagtttGCCGTGTGGGTGTGTGGCGTGTGTAGTTTGCAGTGTGGCGTGTGTAGTTTGCAGTGTGGCGTGTGGCGTGTGTAGTTTGCAGTGTGgcgtgtgtagtgtgtagtttgCAGTGTGGCGTGTGTAGTTTGCAGTGTGGCGTGTGTAGTTTGCAGTGTGGCGTGTGTAGTTTGCAGCGTGGCGTGTGTAGTTTGCAGCGTGGCGTGTGTAGTTTGCAGCGTGGCGTGTGTAGTTTGCAGTGTGGCGTGTGTAGTTTGCAGTGTGGCGTGTGTAGTTTGCAGTGTGGCGTGTGTAGTTTGCAGTGTGGGTGTGTGGCGTGTGTAGTTTGCAGTGTGGGTGTGTGGCGTGTGTAGTTTGCAGTGTGGGTGTGTGGCGTGTGTAGTTTGCAGTGTGGGTGTGTGGCGTGTGTAGTTTGCAGTGTGGGTGTGTAGTTTGCAGTGTGGCGTGTGTAGTTTGCAGTGTGGCGTGTGTAGTTTGCAGTGTGGCGTGTGTAGTTTGCAGTGTGGGTGTGTGGCGTGTGTAGTTTGCAGTGTGGGTGTGTGGCGTGTGTAGTTTGCAGTGTGGTGTGTGGCGTGTGTAGTTTGCAGTGTGGGTGTGTAGTTTGCAGTGTGGCGTGTGTAGTTTGCAGTGGGGCGTGTGTAGTTtgcagtgtgggtgtgtgtagtttgcagtgtgggtgtgtgtagtttgcagtgtgggtgtgtgtagtttgcagtgtgggtgtgtgtagtttgcagtgtgggtgtgtgtagtttgcagtgtgggtgtgtgtagtttgcagtgtgggtgtgtgtagtttgcagtgtgggtgtgtgtagtttGCAGTGTGGGTGTGTGGCGTGTGTAGTTTGTAGTATGGGTGTGTGTAGTTtgtagtgtgggtgtgtgtagtttGTAGTGTGGGTGTGTGGCGTAGTGTGAAGCGTGGCGTATCGTAGTGTGCGCATGGCGTAGCGTGTAGTGTGGCGTGTAGCATGGCGTAGCGTGGCGTAGCATGGCGTAGCGTGGCGTAGTGCGTGGCGTAGTGTTTTCTATAGAAGAGCCTTCTCGGGGTAAGGGTGCTGCTGTGTGTCAGGTGGGTGTGGAAGGCTCTGGCCAGGGTTGGGGATGGAGCTGTAGCTGGATGGCTGATTGGCTGGAGGCTGGTAGGACATGCCCTCTGCAGCTGGACTGTAGACTGGAGGCTGGCCCATGTACATATGGACAtcactagaacacacacacagcaggttaAAGGATCTACAGCAGGTTAAAGGATCTACAGCAGGTTAAAGGATCTACAGCAGGTTAAAGGATCTACAGCAGGTTAAAGGATCTACAGCAGGTTAAAGGATCTACCGCAGGTTAAAGGATCTACAGCAGGTTAAAGGATCTACAGCAGGTTAAAGGATCTACAGTAGGTTAAAGGATCTACAGTAGGTTAAAGGATCTACAGTAGGTTAAAGGATCTACCGCAGGTTAAAGGATCTACAGCAGGTTAAAGGATCTACAGCAGGTTAAAGGATCTACAGCAGGTTAAAGGATCTACCGCAGGTTAAAGGATCTACAGCAGGTTAAAGGATCTACAGCAGGTTAAAGGATCTACAGCAGGTTAAAGGATCTACAGCAGGTTAAAGGATCTACAGCAGGTTAAAGGATCTACAGCAGGTTAAAGGATCTACAGCAGGTTAAAGGATCTACAGCAGGTTAAAGGATCTACCGCAGGTTAAAGGATCTACCGCAGGTTAAAGGATCTACAGCAGGTTAAAGGATCTACAGTAGGTTAAAGGATCTACAGCAGGTTAAAGGATCTACAGCAGGTTAAAGGATCTACAGCAGGTTAAAGGATCTACAGCAGGTTAAAGGATCTACAGCAGGTTAAAGGATCTACAGCAGGTTAAAGGATCTACAGCAGGTTAAAGGATCTACAGCAGGTTAAAGGATCTACAGCAGGTTAAAGGATCTACAGCAGGTTAAAGGATCTACAGCAGGTTAAAGGATCTACCGCAGGTTAAAGGATCTACAGCAGGTTAAAGGATCTACAGCAGGTTAAAGGATCTACAGCAGGTTAAAGGATCTACAGCAGGTTAAAGGATCTACAGCAGGTTAAAGGATCTACAGCAGGTTAAAGGATCTACAGCAGGTTAAAGGATCTACAGCAGGTTAAAGGATCTACAGCAGGTTAAAGGATCTACAGCAGGTTAAAGGATCTACAGCAGGTTAAAGGATCTACAGCAGGTTAAAGGATCTACAGCAGGTTAAAGGATCTACAGCAGGTTAAAGGATCTACAGCAGGTTAAAGGATCTACAGCAGGTTAAAGGATCTACAGCAGGTTAAAGGATCTACAGCAGGTTAAAGGATCTACAGCAGGTTAAAGGATCTACCGCAGGTTAAAGGATCTACAGCAGGTTAAAGGATCTACAGCAGGTTAAAGGATCTACAGCAGGTTAAAGGATCTACAGCAGGTTAAAGGATCTACAGCAGGTTAAAGGATCTACAGCAGGTTAAAGGATCTACAGCAGGTTAAAGGATCTACCGCAGGTTAAAGGATCTACAGCAGGTTAAAGGATCTACAGCAGGTTAAAGGATCTACCGCAGGTTAAAGGATCTACAGCAGGTTAAAGGATCTACAGCAGGTTAAAGGATCTACAGCAGGTTAAAGGATCTACAGCAGGTTAAAGGATCTACAGCAGGTTAAAGGATCTACAGCAGGTTAAAGGATCTACAGCAGGTTAAAGGATCTACAGCAGGTTAAAGGATCTACCGCAGGTTAAAGGATCTACCGCAGGTTAAAGGATCTACAGCAGGTTAAAGGATCTACAGCAGGTTAAAGGATCTACAGCAGGTTAAAGGATCTACAGCAGGTTAAAGGATCTACAGCAGGTTAAAGGATCTACCGCAGGTTAAAGGATCTACAGCAGGTTAAAGGATCTACAGCAGGTTAAAGGATCTACAGCAGGTTAAAGGATCTACAGCAGGTTAAAGGATCTACAGCAGGTTAAAGGATCTACAGCAGGTTAAAGGATCTACAGCAGGTTAAAGGATCTACAGCAGGTTAAAGGATCTACAGCAGGTTAAAGGATCTACAGCAGGTTAAAGGATCTACAGCAGGTTAAAGGATCTACAGTAGGTAAAGTCTACCCAAACGGAGCTGACGGATGTCTGTTAGCGTCGCTCTCTATGTAGTTCTACGTATATGGAACGCAACGCAAACGGACTTCCATCAGCTCCATTTGTGAAGATCCCTttagggttaggtgtgtgtgAATGGTTGTTAGGACAGTCACCTGGGTGCTGGCTGGCCAGTCTGTAGCTGCTCCAGAGAAACACTGTATCCCTGCTGTACCCCTCCTGGACCGCTCATCCCATAGGACCCTCCAGACTGACCCGGGTACACCTGGGGGAACGAACACAGAATTCTATACATTTATAtctagagatagagagatatatatatttacagttgaagtcggaagtttacatacaccttagccaaacacaaactcagtttttcacaattcctgacatttaatcctagtaaaaatgccccgtcttaggtcagttaggatcaccactttattttaagaatgtgaaacgtacgaataatagtagagagaaggatttctttcagcttttatttctttcatcacattcccagtgggtcagacgtttacatatactcaattagtacttggtagcattgcctttaaattgtttaacttgggtcaaacgtttccggtagccttccacaagtttcccacaataagttgggtgaattttggcccattcctcctgacagagctggtgtaactgagtcaggtttgtaggcctccttgctcacacacgctttttcagttctacccacacattttctataggactgaggtcagggctttgtgatggcccctccaataccttgactttgttgtccttaagccattttgccttggaactttggaagtatgcttggggtcattgtccatttagaagacccatttgcgaccaaactttaactccctgactaatgtcttgggatgttgcttcactatatccacaattctcctgcctcatgatgccatccattttgtgaagtgcaccagtccctcctgcagcaaagcacccccacaacatgatgctgccagcagccctctcctgtacttcctgttcacccatgactgcgtggccatgcacacctccaactcaatcatcaagtttgcagacgacactatagtggtaggcttgattaccaacaatgacgagacggcctacagggaggaggtgagggccctcggattgtggtgtcaggaaaataacctcacactcaatgtcagcaaaacaaaggagatgatcgtggacttcaggaaacagcagagggagcaacccccatccacatcgatgggacaggagtggagaaggtggaaagctttaagttcctcagcgtacacatcacggacaaactgaaatgttccacccatacagacagcgtggtgaagaaggcgcagcagcgcctcttcaacctcaggaggctgaagaaattcgtcttgtcacagatgcacaatcgagagcatcctgtcgggctgcatcaccacctggcacggcaactgctccgcccacaaccgtaaggctctccagagggtagtgaggtctgtacaacgcatcaccggaccgggggcaaactacctgccctccaggacacctacaccacccgatgtcacaggaaggccaaaaagatcaacaaggacaacaaccacccgagccactgcctgtgaACAAAAGCTTCAATAtcaaggccatcaaactgttaaacagccatcactaacattgagtggctgctgccaacatactgactaatctcttgccactttaataatgaaaaattgatgtaataaatgtatcactagccactttaaacaatgccactttatataatgtttacataccgtactctataccctccactgcatcttgcctatgccattcggccatcgctcattcatatatttttttgtacatattcttattcattcctttacacttgtgtgtataaggtagttgttgtgaaattgttaggttagattacttgttagatattactgcacggtcggaattagaagcacaagcatttcgctacactcgcattaacatctgctaaccatgtgtgtatgtgacaaataaaatttgatttgattctgtgcttcaaggttgggatggtgttcttcggcttgcaagcgtccccctttttcctccaaacaaaacgatggtcattatggcccaacagttctatttctgtttcattagaccagaagacatttctccaaaaagtacgatatttgttcCCATTTGtccttcaactgtgtatatatatatacatatacacacacatacatacatacatacatacatacatatatatatatatatatatatacatacatacacacatatatacacttaagtatcaaaagtaaaagtagaaatcatttcaacttccttatattaaacaaaccacacagcacaattttcttgtttttaaaatgtatttacggATAGCGAGGGGCCaactccaacacttagacataatttacaaacgaagcatttgtatTTAGTGATTCCGCCAGAAcaaaggcagtagggatgttctcttgataagtgtgtgaattggaccattttcctgtcaaaatgtaacaagtacttttgggtgtcagggaaaatgtatggagtagaaagtacattattttctttaggaacgtagtgaagtaaaagttgccaaaaatataaatagtcaagtaaggtacagataccccaataaactacttaggtagtactttaaagtatttttctataagtactttaaaccactgtacacaggtgtgccaagcttgtagcatcatacccaagaagactcgaggctgtaatcactgccaaaggtgcttcaacaaagtactgagtaaagggtctgaatacttatgtaaatgtgatatttcagtttttaaaatGTCTAAAAcgtattttgctttgtcattatggggtattgtgtgtagattgataaggggggaaaaatgtaatccattttagaataaggccgtgacgtagcaaaatgtggaaaaagttaaggggtctgaaaagtgtcccagtccctgccgctgaaaaacatccccacagcgtgatgctgccaccatcatgctccaccgtagggatggtgccaggtttcctccagacgtgatgctgccaccaccatgctccaccgtagggatggtgccaggtttcctccagacgtgatgctgccaccatcatgctccaccgtagggatggtgccaggtttcctccagacgtgatgctgccaccatcatgctccaccgtagggatggtgccaggtttcctccag
The nucleotide sequence above comes from Salvelinus namaycush isolate Seneca unplaced genomic scaffold, SaNama_1.0 Scaffold1980, whole genome shotgun sequence. Encoded proteins:
- the LOC120037916 gene encoding signal transducing adapter molecule 1-like; translation: ACNQMCPLIDQKLESTDRKHSELSELNVKLMEALSLYAKLMNEDYAMYTKLQTQQYYMHQSANTAQQVYPGQSGGSYGMSGPGGVQQGYSVSLEQLQTGQPAPSDVHMYMGQPPVYSPAAEGMSYQPPANQPSSYSSIPNPGQSLPHPPDTQQHPYPEKALL